The Methanoregula boonei 6A8 genome has a window encoding:
- the thiC gene encoding phosphomethylpyrimidine synthase ThiC produces the protein MSIIEDARHGIVTEEMKQVAKAEGVTEDFIRRSVAEGHIVIPVSPYRKVKICGIGEGLRTKVNASIGTSTDIVNIPEEIEKAKQAERAGADTLMELSTGGDFADIRRQIIANTTLSVGSVPLYQAFIEAVKKDGAVIHMKEDDLFRITAEQAKLGTNFMAIHTGINWETVKRLRNQGRHAGLVSRGGAFMTAWMLHNEKENPLYSEFDYLMEIMKEHEVTLSMGNGMRAGAIHDATDRAGIQELLINAELADKAHAKGIQVIVEGPGHVPIDEIATNVQLMKRVTNNKPFYMLGPIVTDIAPGYDDRVSAIGAAISSSLGADFICYVTPAEHLALPTPEEVYEGVISSRIAAHVGDMVKLKKVREADLEMGHARRDLDWERQFAVAMNPARARKIREERMPADTDGCTMCGDFCAIKIVNRYFKF, from the coding sequence ATGAGTATCATTGAGGATGCCCGGCACGGCATCGTAACAGAAGAGATGAAACAGGTCGCGAAAGCCGAAGGCGTGACCGAGGACTTTATCCGGCGCAGCGTCGCCGAAGGCCACATTGTTATCCCGGTCTCGCCCTACCGCAAGGTGAAGATCTGCGGTATCGGCGAGGGCCTGCGCACCAAGGTGAACGCCTCTATCGGGACCTCCACCGATATTGTCAATATCCCTGAAGAGATCGAGAAGGCAAAACAGGCAGAACGGGCCGGCGCCGACACGCTTATGGAGCTCTCCACCGGTGGGGACTTTGCCGATATCAGGAGACAGATTATCGCCAATACCACGCTCTCTGTCGGTAGTGTCCCCCTTTACCAGGCATTCATCGAGGCCGTGAAAAAGGACGGGGCCGTCATCCACATGAAAGAGGACGACCTCTTCCGGATCACGGCCGAGCAGGCAAAACTGGGCACGAACTTCATGGCGATCCACACCGGCATCAACTGGGAGACGGTAAAGCGTCTGCGCAACCAGGGCCGGCACGCGGGGCTTGTCTCCCGGGGCGGTGCGTTCATGACCGCATGGATGCTCCATAACGAAAAGGAAAACCCGCTCTACTCCGAGTTCGACTACCTCATGGAGATCATGAAGGAGCACGAGGTCACCCTCTCCATGGGTAATGGAATGCGGGCAGGAGCCATCCACGATGCCACCGACCGGGCCGGCATCCAGGAACTCCTCATCAATGCAGAGCTTGCCGACAAGGCGCATGCAAAGGGCATCCAGGTGATTGTCGAGGGTCCGGGCCACGTGCCGATCGATGAGATCGCCACAAACGTCCAGCTCATGAAGCGGGTCACCAACAACAAGCCGTTCTACATGCTCGGCCCCATTGTCACCGACATTGCGCCGGGTTACGATGACCGGGTCTCGGCCATCGGGGCCGCCATCTCCTCATCGCTCGGCGCCGACTTCATCTGCTACGTCACCCCCGCAGAGCACCTTGCGCTCCCGACGCCCGAAGAGGTGTACGAGGGTGTCATCAGTTCGCGGATTGCGGCCCATGTCGGGGATATGGTCAAGCTTAAGAAAGTCCGGGAAGCCGATCTCGAGATGGGCCATGCCCGGCGCGATCTCGACTGGGAACGCCAGTTTGCGGTTGCCATGAACCCGGCCCGGGCCCGGAAGATCCGCGAAGAGCGGATGCCGGCCGACACTGACGGCTGCACCATGTGCGGTGACTTCTGTGCCATTAAGATCGTTAACCGCTACTTTAAATTCTAA
- a CDS encoding CDC48 family AAA ATPase: protein MAESDFFEVTVKEAAHNDASRGIARLSVDVMKKLNLVSGDVIEIVGKKNAAAIVWPGFAEDIGFAILRIDGSIRANANAGIDEKVKIRKSEAVYATKVVIQPTQATQLVGGEQYLSRVLRGRSVVEGQTLRVDIIGNSVTFVIVRVSPRAIAIVSDDTEIELKNEPFNPEEGKREISSIQYEDIGGLERELQLVREMIELPLRHPELFEKLGIKPPKGVLFYGPPGTGKTLIAKAVANEVDAHFSTLSGPEIMSKFYGDSEKALRDKFHDAEENAPSIIFIDEIDAIAPKREDVQGEVERRIVAQLLALMDGLAGRGQVVVIAATNLPNSIDPALRRGGRFDREIEIGIPDKKGRLEIFQVHTRGVPLAKDVDIAALAETTFGFVGADIALLVKEAAMNAIRKIIPLIDINKQIPAEVIEQLRITKNDFDTARKIVQPSALREVLIEIPDVAWEDIAGLDQTKDTLIKIIEGRLRYPKIFEKLDYKPPRGILLFGPPGTGKTLLAKGIASKRQLNFISVKGPELLSKGVGDSEKHVREAFRKARQSAPCIIFFDEIDALFPKRGTVADNTHVTESVLSQFLTELDGIEELKEVFVIGATNRPDLLDPALLRPGRLEKHLYIPPPDEAARKAILATYLRGIEGVLDPDVNTGELAAQTRFFVGADLEALVREAKAIVIDEVTGDGSTGEEKIPETVRITRQHFDAALEQVKGTLDGTDFERYEQKSWDLLYAKNRREILYQAVGLINQVEYLRGKTTLKAGIIKQADELRDLVYWQRRSFDEIRERTEKLRKALEACTKSPD from the coding sequence ATGGCGGAATCTGATTTTTTCGAGGTAACGGTCAAAGAGGCGGCGCACAACGATGCAAGCCGGGGTATTGCCCGGCTCAGTGTCGATGTGATGAAAAAACTCAACCTTGTCTCGGGCGATGTCATCGAGATCGTGGGAAAGAAGAACGCTGCGGCGATTGTCTGGCCGGGCTTTGCCGAGGACATCGGCTTTGCGATCCTCCGGATAGACGGGAGCATACGGGCAAACGCGAATGCCGGCATTGACGAGAAGGTGAAGATCCGCAAATCCGAGGCGGTGTACGCGACAAAAGTCGTGATCCAGCCGACCCAGGCCACCCAGCTCGTGGGCGGGGAGCAGTACCTTTCAAGGGTGCTCCGGGGTCGCTCGGTGGTAGAGGGCCAGACGCTCCGCGTCGATATCATCGGGAACTCCGTCACGTTCGTGATTGTCCGGGTCTCCCCCCGGGCCATCGCGATTGTCTCCGATGACACCGAGATCGAGCTCAAGAACGAGCCGTTCAATCCCGAAGAAGGAAAGCGGGAGATCTCCTCCATCCAGTACGAGGACATCGGCGGCCTCGAACGCGAGCTCCAGCTGGTGCGCGAGATGATCGAACTCCCCCTGCGCCACCCTGAGCTCTTTGAAAAACTGGGGATAAAGCCCCCGAAGGGTGTCCTCTTCTACGGCCCGCCGGGCACAGGTAAGACCCTGATTGCAAAGGCTGTGGCAAACGAGGTAGATGCCCACTTCAGCACGCTCTCGGGCCCCGAGATCATGAGCAAGTTCTACGGGGACAGCGAAAAAGCCCTGCGGGACAAGTTCCACGACGCGGAGGAGAACGCCCCGTCCATCATCTTTATTGATGAGATCGACGCGATCGCCCCCAAGCGCGAGGACGTGCAGGGAGAGGTGGAGCGCCGGATCGTGGCACAGCTCCTGGCCCTCATGGACGGCCTTGCCGGGCGGGGACAGGTCGTAGTGATTGCGGCAACAAACCTCCCCAACTCCATTGACCCGGCGCTCCGGCGTGGAGGGAGGTTTGACCGCGAGATCGAGATCGGCATTCCGGACAAGAAGGGACGTTTAGAGATCTTCCAGGTGCACACCCGGGGCGTGCCGCTGGCAAAGGACGTGGATATCGCCGCCCTTGCCGAGACCACGTTTGGGTTTGTGGGCGCCGATATCGCGCTTCTGGTCAAGGAAGCCGCGATGAACGCGATCCGGAAGATCATCCCGCTCATCGACATCAACAAGCAGATCCCGGCCGAGGTGATTGAGCAGCTGCGGATCACAAAAAACGATTTCGATACGGCCCGGAAGATTGTCCAGCCAAGCGCCCTGCGCGAGGTGCTTATCGAGATCCCGGATGTGGCATGGGAGGATATTGCCGGGCTTGACCAGACCAAGGATACGCTGATTAAGATCATCGAGGGGCGCCTGCGGTACCCGAAGATCTTCGAGAAACTGGACTACAAGCCCCCCCGGGGGATCCTCCTCTTTGGTCCGCCCGGGACCGGGAAAACGCTGCTTGCAAAGGGCATCGCAAGCAAGCGCCAGCTCAACTTCATCTCGGTCAAGGGCCCCGAGCTCCTCTCCAAAGGGGTGGGAGATTCCGAGAAGCATGTGAGGGAGGCGTTTCGCAAGGCCCGCCAGTCGGCGCCCTGTATCATCTTCTTTGACGAGATCGACGCGCTCTTCCCGAAAAGAGGCACGGTTGCCGACAACACGCACGTGACCGAGAGCGTGCTCTCCCAGTTTTTGACCGAGCTCGACGGCATCGAGGAACTCAAGGAGGTCTTTGTGATCGGGGCCACCAACCGCCCCGACCTGCTTGACCCGGCCCTGCTCCGTCCCGGCCGGCTCGAAAAACACCTGTACATTCCCCCGCCGGATGAGGCGGCACGAAAAGCGATCCTTGCCACCTATCTCCGGGGCATTGAGGGAGTCCTTGACCCGGACGTGAACACCGGTGAACTTGCCGCACAGACCCGGTTTTTTGTGGGCGCTGATCTCGAAGCGCTGGTAAGAGAGGCAAAGGCGATCGTGATCGATGAGGTGACCGGGGATGGCAGCACCGGGGAGGAGAAGATACCGGAGACGGTCCGGATCACCCGGCAGCATTTCGATGCTGCGCTGGAACAGGTCAAGGGCACACTTGACGGAACGGACTTCGAACGGTACGAGCAGAAGTCCTGGGACCTCCTGTACGCGAAAAACAGGCGCGAGATCCTGTACCAGGCAGTCGGTCTCATCAACCAGGTCGAGTACCTCAGGGGGAAAACCACGCTTAAAGCCGGGATCATAAAACAGGCCGACGAACTGCGGGATCTCGTGTACTGGCAGCGGCGTTCGTTTGACGAGATCCGGGAACGTACCGAAAAGCTCCGGAAGGCGCTTGAAGCATGTACCAAATCTCCGGATTAA
- a CDS encoding glycosyltransferase family 39 protein, whose amino-acid sequence MTCLIGSDYLRKYKTEFLLAGILSLALFLNLWGIWNQGISNSFYAAAVKSALVNPPVALFNSFDPAGFVTIDKPPVGIWVQAAFAFVLGFSGWVLVLPQALAGVGSVLLVYLIVSRPFGKPAGLVAALALAVTPILVAVSRNGTMDSQLIFVLLLALWAVLKAARERSLPWLLVSVVLIGIGFNIKMIQAFVVVPAILAVYFLGATDLSLKKKGLHLGLAVLVLLAVSLSWAVAVDAIPADQRPYIGGSGDNTVLGLIVNYNGLERLGLEGRGMGGAFNGTRDPGAGAAGEYRSGSTRLTGAGERTGAGAASAGTTAQAAFTLDPARGGTAAGGMANGDGTPGITRFFGEGLAGQVSWLIPLALIGLLAWIRKPAALSIRSLEDAGLTSERGVLLAALLLWFVPGLFFFSFSTAFAHTYYIATITPPLAGLVGIGAAGMYQQYMAGGRKGWILVGGILATGLCQALFLSYAIHWDGLLIPVILVGTLACAGLLAYFLARDHPVPHNHKKILAVVALGLLFIAPLAWSSTPILYGDRDAVAGPPTTVSGAGYAQAGFALAGADRIPAMDGNANRGAGGFALTGARAATARNATAYTGQGSSTDTALINYLLTHTTNETWILATPSSQSASPIIVATGKPVMAIGGFSGSDRILTAQSFAALVSEGKVRYFLGGGTAMGGAGGGNSAVATWVEEHCRAIVLPAGNGTAGAGSLYDCAGATSGS is encoded by the coding sequence GTGACCTGTTTGATCGGCAGCGACTATCTCCGGAAGTACAAAACAGAATTCCTGCTTGCCGGGATCCTCTCCCTTGCCCTGTTCCTGAACCTCTGGGGCATCTGGAACCAGGGGATTTCGAATTCGTTTTATGCTGCTGCGGTAAAAAGTGCGCTCGTCAATCCCCCGGTTGCCCTTTTTAACTCCTTTGATCCGGCGGGATTTGTCACGATTGACAAGCCCCCGGTGGGCATCTGGGTCCAGGCGGCATTTGCTTTTGTCCTTGGTTTCTCGGGCTGGGTCCTTGTCCTCCCGCAGGCCCTTGCCGGCGTGGGATCCGTTCTCCTCGTTTATCTTATCGTCTCCCGCCCGTTTGGGAAACCGGCCGGTCTTGTTGCTGCCCTTGCCTTAGCGGTAACACCCATCCTTGTTGCGGTCTCACGGAACGGCACCATGGACTCCCAGCTCATCTTTGTCCTTCTTCTCGCGCTCTGGGCGGTCTTAAAAGCTGCACGGGAGCGGTCCCTGCCCTGGCTCCTTGTTTCGGTTGTCCTTATCGGGATCGGTTTTAACATCAAGATGATTCAGGCATTCGTGGTTGTGCCTGCGATCCTTGCGGTCTATTTCCTTGGCGCTACGGATCTTTCGTTAAAAAAGAAGGGACTCCATCTTGGGCTTGCCGTCCTTGTCCTTCTTGCCGTCTCACTTTCATGGGCGGTCGCGGTTGATGCGATCCCCGCAGACCAGCGGCCCTACATCGGCGGCAGCGGCGACAACACGGTCCTTGGCCTTATTGTCAATTACAATGGCCTCGAACGCCTCGGACTCGAAGGCCGCGGCATGGGCGGAGCATTCAATGGTACCCGGGACCCGGGGGCGGGAGCCGCGGGCGAATACCGTTCGGGCAGTACACGGCTGACCGGTGCGGGGGAACGGACGGGTGCAGGAGCGGCGTCCGCGGGGACAACAGCCCAGGCTGCATTCACCCTGGACCCGGCACGCGGAGGCACGGCTGCCGGCGGCATGGCAAACGGTGATGGTACGCCGGGCATCACAAGGTTCTTTGGCGAAGGGCTTGCCGGCCAGGTCTCCTGGCTTATTCCCCTTGCACTGATTGGGCTCCTTGCATGGATACGAAAACCGGCGGCCCTCTCGATAAGGTCGCTTGAAGATGCCGGCCTGACCAGCGAGCGGGGAGTTCTCCTTGCCGCACTGCTCCTCTGGTTTGTGCCCGGCCTGTTCTTCTTCAGCTTCTCGACCGCATTTGCGCATACCTACTATATCGCGACCATCACGCCGCCGCTTGCCGGCCTTGTCGGTATCGGGGCTGCGGGCATGTACCAGCAGTACATGGCAGGGGGCAGGAAAGGCTGGATCCTTGTCGGCGGCATTCTTGCCACCGGACTCTGCCAGGCTCTCTTTCTTTCCTATGCCATCCACTGGGACGGCCTGCTTATCCCGGTCATTCTTGTTGGGACACTTGCCTGTGCAGGTCTCCTTGCATACTTCCTTGCCCGGGACCACCCGGTGCCGCACAATCACAAAAAAATCCTTGCGGTTGTTGCACTCGGCCTTCTCTTCATTGCCCCCCTTGCGTGGTCCTCCACGCCCATCCTGTATGGGGACCGGGATGCGGTGGCCGGCCCGCCCACGACCGTATCCGGCGCGGGATATGCACAGGCAGGCTTTGCCCTCGCCGGCGCGGACCGGATCCCTGCCATGGACGGGAACGCCAATCGTGGGGCGGGAGGTTTTGCGCTGACCGGTGCGAGAGCCGCAACGGCCCGTAATGCCACGGCATATACCGGACAGGGCAGTTCAACCGACACGGCGCTCATCAATTACCTGCTTACCCATACCACAAATGAGACATGGATCCTTGCAACGCCGAGCAGCCAGTCCGCATCCCCCATCATTGTGGCGACAGGAAAACCGGTCATGGCAATCGGGGGATTCTCGGGCAGCGACCGGATCCTCACAGCGCAGTCATTTGCAGCGCTGGTCAGTGAGGGCAAGGTCCGGTACTTCCTTGGCGGAGGTACCGCAATGGGAGGAGCGGGTGGAGGGAACAGTGCGGTTGCCACATGGGTGGAGGAGCACTGCCGGGCAATCGTTCTCCCTGCAGGAAACGGGACTGCGGGAGCCGGATCCCTGTACGATTGTGCAGGCGCCACATCCGGCTCATGA
- a CDS encoding GtrA family protein: protein MDVWEGDGPVASVARLLSREKIPGFVVIGIISTILDLGLLYGLTEYFHIWYLLSATVSYSCGMVLNFLLNKFLNFQDTSRHYLWQFVTFALISSTGLALTLGVLYIAVEIFSQNYLVAKLIAIILSFAWNYLGQSRITFSLGKHRISGDRRDYLR from the coding sequence ATGGATGTCTGGGAGGGGGACGGGCCGGTCGCATCTGTCGCCCGGCTCCTTTCCCGGGAAAAGATCCCCGGGTTTGTCGTTATCGGCATCATCTCGACCATCCTTGACCTGGGTCTCCTCTACGGCCTCACCGAATATTTCCATATCTGGTATCTCCTGTCCGCAACAGTCTCGTACAGTTGCGGGATGGTTCTCAATTTTCTCTTAAACAAGTTCCTCAATTTTCAGGATACGAGCCGGCATTACCTCTGGCAGTTTGTCACCTTTGCCCTGATCTCCTCGACCGGCCTTGCCCTGACACTCGGGGTTCTCTATATTGCAGTCGAGATCTTCTCGCAAAACTACCTTGTCGCAAAACTCATCGCGATCATTCTGTCCTTTGCCTGGAACTATCTTGGCCAGAGCAGGATCACGTTCTCTTTAGGGAAACACCGGATCAGCGGCGACCGGAGAGATTACCTGCGATAA
- a CDS encoding 6-bladed beta-propeller has protein sequence MKSYRLVLAGFLLIVLLIIIVPVSAASPIFTHVTQWGSSGSGNGQFSQPEEVAINTTGYIYVTDNQNNRIQVFDPSGNYVSQWGSAGSGNGKFEGPSGIAVNTTGYVYVTDYGNGRIQAFDPSGAYVTQWGGFYHLIGVAVNTTGYVYVADSGNNQIKVFDPSGTSVTLWGSAGSGNGQFNLPWVITVNTTGYAYVSDWNNNRIQVFGPSGNYVSQWGSAGSGNGQFDHPYGVAIDSTGYVYVADSVNNRIQVFDLSGNYVTQWGSGFNDPSGIAVNSTGYIYVADAGNNRIQEFLQITPPVASFTATPRTGTTTPLTVQFNDTSAYSPDQWNWSFGDGQWYNTTDDSLRNITHEYTQTGSYTVSLSVQYAAGSDTSSQAGYITITLPTTAPTTAPNSGGHAARTDYWVNSGSANDQGYTGPAPTPMGVSPAAPSVTNSGSPGVPAPVQPLAASTVVPEPLPTNTPATPPSPLSPITTFISELLQDIFGTK, from the coding sequence ATGAAATCGTACCGTCTGGTATTGGCAGGATTTCTCCTCATTGTATTGCTGATAATAATTGTGCCGGTATCGGCTGCCTCTCCTATATTCACCCATGTTACCCAGTGGGGATCATCAGGATCAGGAAACGGGCAGTTTAGCCAGCCGGAGGAGGTCGCGATCAACACCACCGGGTACATCTACGTGACGGATAACCAGAACAACCGGATCCAGGTATTTGATCCGAGCGGAAACTATGTTTCCCAGTGGGGATCAGCGGGATCAGGAAACGGGAAGTTTGAAGGTCCCTCCGGGATTGCCGTCAATACGACCGGGTATGTCTACGTGACAGACTATGGCAACGGCCGGATTCAGGCATTTGATCCGAGCGGAGCCTATGTCACCCAGTGGGGAGGTTTCTACCACCTCATTGGTGTCGCCGTCAACACGACCGGGTATGTCTATGTGGCTGACTCGGGCAACAACCAGATCAAGGTATTTGATCCGAGCGGGACCTCTGTTACCCTGTGGGGATCAGCAGGCTCGGGAAACGGGCAGTTTAACCTGCCCTGGGTTATCACCGTCAATACTACCGGGTATGCCTATGTGTCAGACTGGAACAACAACCGGATCCAGGTCTTTGGTCCGAGCGGAAACTATGTTTCCCAGTGGGGATCAGCAGGCTCAGGAAACGGCCAGTTTGACCACCCCTATGGTGTCGCCATCGACTCGACCGGGTATGTCTATGTGGCCGACTCGGTCAACAACCGGATCCAGGTTTTTGATCTGAGCGGAAACTATGTGACCCAGTGGGGATCGGGGTTTAACGATCCCTCCGGGATTGCCGTCAACTCAACCGGGTATATCTATGTGGCGGACGCGGGCAACAACCGGATCCAGGAGTTTTTGCAGATCACTCCTCCTGTCGCCTCATTCACGGCCACTCCCCGTACCGGTACCACCACCCCCCTTACCGTTCAGTTCAATGACACCTCGGCATATTCACCGGATCAGTGGAACTGGTCGTTTGGCGACGGCCAGTGGTATAACACCACGGATGATTCTCTCCGTAATATCACGCATGAGTATACCCAGACCGGAAGTTACACCGTCAGTTTAAGCGTCCAGTATGCGGCGGGATCCGATACCAGCTCTCAAGCCGGGTACATCACGATTACCTTACCTACTACCGCACCCACTACCGCACCGAATTCCGGGGGTCATGCTGCACGAACCGACTATTGGGTCAACTCCGGCAGTGCAAACGACCAGGGTTACACCGGCCCGGCCCCGACGCCGATGGGGGTATCTCCTGCTGCGCCATCGGTCACGAATTCAGGTTCCCCTGGTGTACCAGCGCCAGTTCAACCTCTGGCTGCATCAACCGTAGTCCCGGAACCCCTGCCAACGAACACTCCGGCCACGCCACCTTCCCCGCTCTCCCCTATAACGACATTCATCAGTGAATTGCTGCAGGATATATTCGGCACAAAGTGA
- a CDS encoding restriction endonuclease, with product MARKGRYLEKFVALLEKIEVPDAIITTPDRIVDSVTNRSREVDVLVKLKTGDLIFLECRDRKSKGGVEWIEQVIQKARDNKADKVIVVSSSGFTKSAIKKAKVYNIGYRTLREVTAQEIGSWLQCREVLCRTPNVNFLRIDINLVNPVSSDFVYEGIPPKSHDIVFLNKKDGKLLSFWNLWQSSNFDFVYNSLQPNGERRTRLVNLNLDPKLHVIALIGKQGLADVENFKAIAEFWIEEKWVPLTYRKYEGDNGVISEMIEAELPINKERGIVTFHRKPEKNGEAIFSVSTRPVKPE from the coding sequence ATGGCAAGAAAAGGTAGATATTTAGAGAAATTTGTTGCTCTATTAGAGAAAATTGAAGTCCCAGATGCTATAATTACAACTCCCGATCGTATTGTTGATTCAGTAACTAATCGATCACGTGAAGTTGATGTTTTAGTAAAACTCAAAACAGGAGATCTAATTTTTTTAGAATGTCGTGATAGAAAATCAAAAGGCGGGGTTGAATGGATTGAGCAAGTTATCCAAAAGGCACGAGATAATAAAGCAGACAAAGTTATTGTTGTGTCTTCTTCAGGATTTACAAAAAGTGCAATCAAGAAAGCTAAGGTTTACAATATAGGATATAGAACGCTTAGAGAAGTCACCGCGCAAGAAATCGGTTCTTGGTTACAGTGTCGAGAAGTTCTATGCAGAACCCCCAACGTAAATTTTTTACGAATAGATATAAATTTAGTAAATCCAGTATCTTCCGATTTTGTATATGAGGGTATTCCACCAAAATCACACGATATTGTATTTTTGAATAAGAAAGATGGAAAATTATTAAGTTTTTGGAATTTGTGGCAATCTTCAAATTTCGATTTTGTATATAATTCATTACAACCAAATGGAGAGAGGAGAACACGCCTTGTCAATTTAAATTTAGATCCCAAATTGCATGTAATTGCACTTATCGGGAAACAAGGATTGGCTGATGTGGAAAATTTTAAAGCAATTGCAGAATTTTGGATAGAAGAAAAATGGGTACCTCTAACCTATCGGAAATATGAAGGAGATAACGGGGTGATCAGTGAAATGATCGAAGCCGAATTGCCAATAAATAAGGAGAGAGGAATTGTGACATTTCATAGAAAACCCGAAAAGAACGGAGAGGCTATTTTTTCAGTCTCCACCAGACCTGTTAAACCGGAATAA